The window aaaagcagttttttttttttttttaaccattttaaggtcaaaattattagcccctttaaagctttatttttttcgatagtctacaggacaaaccatcattatacaataacttgcctaattaccctgacctgcctagttaacctaattaacctagttaagcctttaaatgtccctttcagctgtatagaagtgtctattgaaatatctagtaaaatattatttactgtcatcatggcaaagataaaataaatcagttattaaaaatgagttattaaaattattatgtttagaaatgtgttgaaaaaaaatcttctctccgttaaacagaagttgaggggaaaaaaaaaaggggggctaatatttctgacttaaactgtatatattttataaatgacaTAAATCACTTTTGTCTATCGGTGATGTTTGAATAGAGGTTTATCAGAACGTATTATGAACAACTGTATAAAGGCTTGCAAACAACAAAAACCTCATGACAGACCTTATGACTTTCTTTCCTCATCTCCTCCACAGCCTGACTGAGGCGATTAAAGattcctttctttcctttctgTTTACCAGGAgactaaccaaaaaaaaaaaacagacgcaaaaacaaaatgcatttatcaGCAAAGATTTTGATCACTGAAAAGCATAGTCAAAGCATTTACACTTATTTTCTGTGCTAGAGAATCCAGTTAAAACAATCATATTGTCTGTGTTTTTCGATCAGTTGTTTCGATcagttgtttcaacttatttttattgtattggaGCTGATTTACTGCTGGTCAGAGATGGCTCAAGTATCTGACCAAAGACATGCCTGTACAAAGTACAATTTGCAATGGCTTAAGACAGTAAAAAGATATTCAAAGAAGTTCATTAAGGCTTTTTGTAGGCTACATTACTATATTTAAAACACGTGTTTTCCTGGAAATGTTCTTTATGTTTGTTTACAATCTTTTCTCctggctttttgtttttttaaatctgtaactGACACCTAAGAACCTGTAGTTCATGTCAACCACCAACAGATTGTCAACACTTGACAGGTCAATAAAATGTCTTACATTTTGAAAGTATATAAAAATTGTAAGTTgttgtcataatttttttttcctttctattTTTAGTTTAACAGAACATCTGTGAAGCTCTGGTCGGTTGACATTATCTCTTCCACACTGGATGAGTAACAAAgccttttttgtaattattacatGGGGTTTATGCACAAAAAGTcacaaaatacatataaaagaTACCCCATGACTtcacttttgtttttaacaaggtGTAACTATCCCATACTGTCCAATTTTGATACTTTTGCCCATTataaaaataatctttattaCCTAAATAATGAAAGAGAAACACTAACTTCAAactcatttgtatattttaaattctGGACTACAGAAAAGAAAATATCACCAAATATTACCATATTAATAACATAAATACTCATGTTAGTTATTTTAATGCTAATATTTAtacgaaaaaatattatttaaatattttaaacttagggtggcacagtggctcagtcgGTAGCACTGtcatgttgcctcacagcaagatcatccctggtttgagtccaagacagttgccatttctgtgtggagttcgtgtgtgtgaatgactgtatgggtgtttctcattTGGTTTATTCACGGTGgagacccctgacaaataaggaattaagccgaaagaaaatgaataattgaatgacatTTTAAACTTCTTTTTATCATATAGAAGATGGTTATCTGGTCATCAGCATGCGGACCATGACTAGAGATGCATTAACCAGACataaaccagcaaccatcttccAATACAAAGTTGGTTTTAGTTGGATTCACCAGCATGTCTAGCCCTGTACGCTGCATACATTTAGTTATTTAGATGCATATAACAcagtcagtttgtgtgtgtgtgtgttaaacctCAGAGTTTGTAAGAAAGCTGTCCAGTGCTTTGCACTTGCAGAGAGTAGGATGTGTCGCCGCCTGCTGGAGATAAAACTCCAAAGCCTTACAATAACTCTGCCAATTCTGTCCCAGAGCCAGAAACCCTGAACACAGTAGAAATGTATCAAgtttgttagaaaaaaaaaagaaaaaagaaatattgaaaCAAGCTGAGaaaaatttgtttacaaattgtGTTAAACATTCCCTCATCTATGTTCATCAATTGTatctaaatacatttacactGGGAGTGTATGCAGAACTAATACACACCAAGTTGTTTGAGTGCTTTGGCCTGTGTGCTTGACTGCAATGGAAATGCTTTTGAGGGCAAAGGTGGAAactgtgaattaaaaaaataagatctTGAATTTCCACTTTTCTTAGATGTTATGCTTTTAAAGGAAACTGTACTTTCCATAACATATAAATCGTGAATTCCCTCACTATAATTCCCTGAAGTCCAGGAACATTTTCTTGTGAGAAAAAACTCTGCTGAAGCCAGTCAAAGTCCTCATATGTTcggaaaacacacacaccagcactGCTGTTCAGCTGAAGACAAAGTAAATAATAGTAAGAAACAATATTTCAAGATTTCTCAAAGCATGTGCTGCATTTGCTAGGCCTCTTACTTTCTGGGACGTGATTGCAAACGTCAGAACGTCTCCATCCTGAGTGACGTCAGTAATTCTGATGCTGTTTGCACTCACACTTAGCACTGTTTCTGCACTCGAATCATCCTAAATCacagaaacatttatttataatactcaGTTGTTGTTAGCAAATGCATGAGCTGGAACTTAGAGATAAAAtgataattttgtattttataaaataacagtATGGTTAGATTAAATACAACAGCATTAATCCACTAAGCAACAAACTGAATAAGCAGTACTGAcagtcagataatgtttatagTTATGGCATTGTGAAagaacatttaacaatcaacaatataataattataaattatatttaaacttaatgaataattaaacaaaGAATGGATTTGCAAGTAAATAAGTTGATTTAACAATTATCATCCGACGTAACTTAAGATATTTCTTTATAACAAACTCACATATTGATTTATATCTTTAGATAACTAGATATGATAAATAATTTAAGACAACTTCATTTTGATTCTCAAGTAACctagaatattattttaaataaataatgtatttatttagagcTGTGGTTTTAAGAATGCAAGACCTCTGCTTTCTTTTAAGACTTAAAACTAGATTAATACATATTGTTCAAGTACATTCATTACATGTAAAGCAGATAGCTGTACAGCATATTACTGCATAGTCATGTGATAATCACAACCCGAAATAATTACTTACCATCGTCGTGGCATTCAACAGGATTCAGCTTTTCTATCTTCAAAAAGGGACTAAACCAGAAATCTGAAAAAGTCACAGAAGATCATTTCTCAATATTCCACAAGAACCCTCTTTAATCTCCTCTTTTCACctctgttttctctgtgtttccTCTCGCCACTCTCTCTGGATATACAAAATGCTCACACATACATTCTTGCGGAGGCAGGATATCCTTCAGATCAAAGGCCACTCTTCTGCTATTTGGCTGTAGGTGAAATTCTGTCCAATGTGTTTAGTTTTAGGTGTCCTCTTTCCACTGACATGAGAAAGCCACTCACACATTACCTGTGAACTAAGTAACTTGTAAAGCACTCTCATTAAAAGCTACTCAGTAACTAAACAGCTACACTGCAGTCAGGTGCCACTCATAAACTTTGCTCAGCGCTCTTATAAtgcaaaaaacacatttaatctgCTCGGATTTCAAGTATATTAAGAACATACAGTGACTAATAGAACAAAACAATCACTAGAACAGGAATGCTGAGAACATTAGCTTTCGGTTATTGATCAAGCATAATCAACctggtaaaaaaaacatttcataaataatagttaaaaagtGTTGACTTCGGGACAACTGACagatattgattaaaaaaaataatcaaaccaAAACTCTGCTCAAACTTTATTCTATTGTAGCATTTAAGTTACATGTTTATACAGTTCAATAGTCCCTTTTGAAAATAACACATCCAATCAGAAGCAGTTTCTTTAGTTACCACATGATTTTTTGGCTTGCACTTGTTCATGTGGAGTGTTTGTAGTAGGACAGCAGGTCATCCAGACTCTGTGTTTGAGCAGTCTGTGTTTGAGAAGGTTGTGTATATGTGGGCATCTCAGAAGCATATATAGGGTTAGATGTGTTATCTTCTGTGTGTCTTTCTGCTGCGTTTTGGGATTCAGGCCACTTGAAGCCATGTTTTCCTTTGCTCTGCCCTGCTCTGCTGTGATTTGCCCTTCTGTCCTCTGCAAAATAAGCAGAGGGAGGAGCAAACTCTGAGTCTCGCTCCTCTCGACGCCGACTGGTCCACTGACCCCAGGAGAACTCTGGAAAAGGAGAGAACCATTTAAGCTGTGCTTCTTTACCAATGCAAATGTAAAAACGTGAAATAAATGAGGGTGAAAAGAAGAAATATGGTGTGTATTAATGTGTACCTTTGCCTCTGTCCCATTCTCTTACATGAGGAACACCAGGTTTGGTGTCTTTTCTCTCCTGAATTTCCACCTCCACTTTCGGCACTTTTGCAGGTGCTGGAGGTCCAACCAAATCTTCATCTTTGTCATCTTCATCAATCTCAGCAACATCAGCAGCAGGAGCTACAAGAGAACATAAGAAATAATTCATACAGTTGCTATTCATACAAACTATTCATACAGTTGCGTCAGAATTATTGGCTTTCCTGATTTATAagcccctctgtatatttttccccaatttctgtttaacggaaatattttttCCCAACACACTTTAAAACAATAGTTTTAGCGGATTTCTTCTATTTGTGACAAAGACAGTACAAAAcattatactagatatttttcaaaatactagttttcagcttaaagtgacatttaaaggtgtaattaggttaattaggcaagtcactgtataatgaTGCGTGCtctgtagccaaaataaaacaaataagactttctccaaaagaagaaataaacatcatttgggaaatatttaaaaaataaaattcacaggagggctaataatatttacttcaaatatatatatatatatatatatatatatatatatatatatatatatatatatatacactttagaacacaaaaacacacatgtaaCATTCTTTAAAGCATATTAAGACCTATAAATGTCATAACTGTTTTTCAGCAACGCACCAACTTGTTCATCCCCTGGCTCCATCTTGCCATTCTTCATCCTTCTCATTCTCACTTTAGCAAGCCGGGCCTCAAGCAGAGCTTTCCGCTTCTCTTTCAGCTGCTCTCGTTTGCTGCGCTGCTCTGTGGTCTGCAGAGGGAAAAAGAAAAtggcaaaaatatttatttacacttcaaccgaatatttttttaatttggtgAGCTCACTTCTTTATAGTGTACATTTGCAAGAAATGAAAAGCACaaatattcattaaattatttaatctaactattttaaaatagcaggttttttcaaaacttatgtttttttttggttcttaATAACAAATATGCTTTgttataataaatgaaaatataccTGTCAAAATATGCAATGAACTAAATATTCATCAAATAATTGTAAGCCAACCAgtaacttgtttatttattatttattgttcagaTTAGATATACACAAGCTTGATATAGGATGCTTACTGAACACTGAATATGAAGTGTATCTctagaaataataatttaaacaatgtAAAACTTTCCACAATTTTTTCATCTTATAAATAATGTTATCCCTCTTAATACTTGTaccaattaaaataattgtttttaacttCTATATAGACGAaagattataaaaataattgacattttatgggcaataatataatataattactagcTTATCAGAATCAGACAGAATTTTTAATACAGTGCATCTCTAGTCACAATACactttgaatataaaatatacaagtgATACTGCCCACATTTCAgccaaaacaaaatgtttaagaGCATAATGCTGTCTAACTTGTTTAGCACTTGTTTTGATGCCCTATATTGGCATTCGAGTAGGAAAACTCCCATATTTGACACTTCAGTTTTGTTGTTCTGACCTGGTCTCTCAGCATGTCCAAAGTTTCTCTCTGTTTTCTGCGTTGGTCTTCATCATGAGCAAAAGCAAAATACCCAACTCCCAGCTCTCTGGCCTCTGAAACAGACACAGAAACATCCACATCAGACACTGTGCAGATTTACTTCAAGCTCTGAGATAATTCAACACATACAGCATGGGTTTTCAGTGTTTCTTCACCTTGGTCTCTAATATTTTCATAGTGAATAGGTCCGACAGGCCTCTTCATCTGctcctcttcctctctctccCACTCCTCTCTCTGCATTTCTCTCCTCATGTCTTCAGATAACAGGTGTCTGTCAGCGCCAGTCACCCTGTACCACACAATAATGTAAATTAAGCACAATGTTaagttacacacacaaaaaataaaaaaatttaaattaaaaatgcagaaaaaaagacaaaaggcacCTCTTATTGTGAAGATCTTCATCCATTTTCTGAAAATCTGGTAGGTCTTTCCTCAGACATCTTCGAGAACGTCCTAACGCATCAACATAGTCCACCCTGCAATTGAGAGAGCACAGAAAATCCACAGTTCAGagtccaaaaaatattttaaatctcatAAGACGTTGTACCGTAATACACATCGTACCATTCCTCATTTGTGTTCTGTGGAGGTGGAACAGGGACTTTTACATCAGAGTCCTCTCCATCTCGATCTGCAGTGCGTGTCTGTGGCTCATTCCTTTGGTTAATGATCTTCTGGGTGAAGTCCACCAGAAAAAGACTTTCTGTCTCCTCatctgaagacaaaaaaaaaaatgtataattagatattttttatgcTAGAAAATACACAAAGTCCTTTGGAAAGTGGTTAAAGTGAAACATGTATTTGGGGATTCAAGCCAGCATAATACCTGGGAAATCTCCTTTCGTCATTTGTTCATAAAGACGTGCCTTTTCCTCCAGTTTTTGCCTGCAGAACACAGACACGCATCAGCAGAGCATTAATATGAtagtattttttacataaaattatattttatgtacaaatatttaattaatatatattattttcagcACTTATTACATGATTTTATAGCACATTATAGAGTCATTACAACATGTCAGCACTGAAATTAATAGAGTGTGTGGACTCAAATCAACATTATATCATAAGTATTTGGATGCACGTTCACgagttgttttctttttaaaataatatatgctgCACATATTTCACAAGATTTGGGACTTCTTCTTTCGTTTTTTTTTAGATGAGAATGGACTGACCGTTGAGTAACACCAAACAATGGGATCATACTGTGTAAGTTTCAACGATATTTGACCGTGTTAATACGTGCATTGTGTTTGTTAtgacttattttaatatatatattttgtttcattgGAATGTATGTGATGAACTGTCATTGTCTTAACGTAATTAATAAAAtttcccctttttatttttatttaatttattttattattattttataactattattatttatttattttcgcatgtgtatgtatttgtattgctCTGTTGAGATAGGGTGGGTGTTCTTTGGTTGGTCTTTTATTTggtttttaatacagtaaatatgcataacatttttttttaaaacaatacaattatttttaaaaaaaagcagtaCTTTAATGCTTTTATATTAACactttataatactttttttagCATTTGTTAGATTTATTTAGATTAACTAAGAGTAACATTTAAATTAGTTCACAATGTACAAACTAAAGTTAAATACTCTTAAAAGCAAAAGTTTAACCATTTAAACTTTAATATATATTAGCTAGAGCTTAACTAGGATAAATGGTTTGGAAATGTTGTATTAgttcaacattagttaattaatgctttttggttttaaaatatgTGACTATTGTTTGCTACAAATACAATGTTACAAAACAGCAATGCCTATACCTGAAATCCATTGCATTAACTACCAACCAAAGTGTCACCTGCAAACTTTCTTttgctgatcttttttttttcattaattggTTTGGTATTTTGTTTTGCATTCTTGTATGTTGACACTCATTCAATTTAATGTGACTTGTCTATAATATGACACTTTTACGGTCCCTGAGTGTCCAGTGAACAAagcaaatgaaaattaaatagcGAAGAAGGAACagaaacagaataaagaaagaaaaaattgcCAGAGGTAGTTTCACCTAGATTTATCTAGTGTGTTTTCTTCTTCAGCCGTTTGCTGAACGTCTTTCTGAGCTCGAGCATTGACTCCTTCATTCTGTTTACTCCAGATATTAGGCTTCTG is drawn from Danio rerio strain Tuebingen ecotype United States chromosome 6, GRCz12tu, whole genome shotgun sequence and contains these coding sequences:
- the ccdc174 gene encoding coiled-coil domain-containing protein 174 isoform X1; the protein is MDKKKQPYSVTASSVSLFFISMLVDLKAELYRKQEQFKHDRLGQDAGGGAQKSKTKIKKPNIWSKQNEGVNARAQKDVQQTAEEENTLDKSRQKLEEKARLYEQMTKGDFPDEETESLFLVDFTQKIINQRNEPQTRTADRDGEDSDVKVPVPPPQNTNEEWVDYVDALGRSRRCLRKDLPDFQKMDEDLHNKRVTGADRHLLSEDMRREMQREEWEREEEEQMKRPVGPIHYENIRDQEARELGVGYFAFAHDEDQRRKQRETLDMLRDQTTEQRSKREQLKEKRKALLEARLAKVRMRRMKNGKMEPGDEQVAPAADVAEIDEDDKDEDLVGPPAPAKVPKVEVEIQERKDTKPGVPHVREWDRGKEFSWGQWTSRRREERDSEFAPPSAYFAEDRRANHSRAGQSKGKHGFKWPESQNAAERHTEDNTSNPIYASEMPTYTQPSQTQTAQTQSLDDLLSYYKHST
- the ccdc174 gene encoding coiled-coil domain-containing protein 174 translates to MDKKKQPYSVTASSLVDLKAELYRKQEQFKHDRLGQDAGGGAQKSKTKIKKPNIWSKQNEGVNARAQKDVQQTAEEENTLDKSRQKLEEKARLYEQMTKGDFPDEETESLFLVDFTQKIINQRNEPQTRTADRDGEDSDVKVPVPPPQNTNEEWVDYVDALGRSRRCLRKDLPDFQKMDEDLHNKRVTGADRHLLSEDMRREMQREEWEREEEEQMKRPVGPIHYENIRDQEARELGVGYFAFAHDEDQRRKQRETLDMLRDQTTEQRSKREQLKEKRKALLEARLAKVRMRRMKNGKMEPGDEQVAPAADVAEIDEDDKDEDLVGPPAPAKVPKVEVEIQERKDTKPGVPHVREWDRGKEFSWGQWTSRRREERDSEFAPPSAYFAEDRRANHSRAGQSKGKHGFKWPESQNAAERHTEDNTSNPIYASEMPTYTQPSQTQTAQTQSLDDLLSYYKHST